The following proteins come from a genomic window of Achromobacter deleyi:
- the ligD gene encoding DNA ligase D, which yields MTDTLAKYRAKRDFKVTSEPVGGGEANAAARAFVIQKHWASHLHYDFRLELDGAMKSWAVPKGPSFDPSVKRMAVQVEDHPIAYNRFEGEIPKGQYGAGKVIIWDRGTWTPVGDPADGYERGHLKFDLHGVKLRGRWALIRMKGRGSEKQPPWLLVKDRDAAARAESEFSVVDEQPDSVVSAPKARARRVPAAAPAASPPPKASESHLPGVAATLPDLLKPQLATLVEGVPRQADQDWIYEMKFDGYRLLARLDHGEVRLYTRNGHDWAPKLPHLAAALRRMPLETAWLDGEIVTLADNGAPSFQALQNAFDGERTGGILFYVFDLPYVTGRDLRGEPLRVRRAVLARVMEAAGGDPLRFSDAFDAAPADLLASACKMGLEGIIAKRLSSPYVSRRSDNWIKLKCARRQEFVVVGYTDPKGARVGLGALLLAYHDEAGQLVYAGKVGTGFDDAGLAALRERLAALETRQASVKAGGIGRGAHWVRPELVAEVSFGEWTESGHVRHPVFRGLRTDKPARAITREAAMAADAMREAGAGETTRQGSKATAKATTKATGRTTAKAAGKLTHPERVIDPSTGLTKLDLARYYGLVAPMLLRHLEDRPVSFLRAPAGIEGEFFFQKHLEAPMPGVKPLPQALDPDHPPLMEVPTPQAVMSAAQMNVVEFHTWNAVKSAIGKPDRMVFDLDPGEGVAWDAVQRGAQLLRVLLTEIGLRGWLKTSGGKGLHVVVPLRRQYDWDTVKAFSQAIVQHLARTLPQVFVAKSGPKNRVGRIFADYLRNGFGATTVAAWSARARPGMGVSVPLAWEELEQVRASDQWTIANIHERLDVGDTPWDDSTPQAIAGAMKAMDFTPGR from the coding sequence ATGACCGACACCCTGGCGAAGTACCGCGCCAAGCGCGATTTCAAGGTGACGTCGGAGCCGGTCGGCGGCGGCGAGGCCAACGCGGCCGCGCGCGCCTTCGTGATCCAGAAGCACTGGGCCAGCCACCTGCATTACGACTTCCGGCTGGAACTGGACGGCGCGATGAAGAGCTGGGCCGTGCCCAAGGGACCCAGTTTCGACCCGTCGGTCAAGCGCATGGCGGTACAGGTCGAAGACCATCCCATCGCCTACAACCGCTTCGAGGGCGAGATACCGAAAGGCCAGTACGGCGCCGGCAAGGTCATCATCTGGGACCGGGGCACCTGGACGCCGGTGGGCGACCCGGCCGACGGCTACGAGCGCGGCCATCTCAAGTTCGACCTGCACGGGGTCAAGCTGCGCGGGCGCTGGGCCCTGATCCGCATGAAGGGGCGGGGATCCGAGAAGCAGCCGCCCTGGCTGCTGGTGAAGGACCGCGATGCCGCCGCCCGCGCCGAAAGCGAGTTCAGCGTGGTCGACGAGCAGCCCGACAGCGTGGTGTCGGCGCCTAAAGCGCGGGCACGCCGGGTGCCCGCGGCGGCGCCGGCCGCCTCGCCACCGCCCAAGGCAAGCGAGTCGCATCTGCCTGGCGTGGCGGCGACATTGCCCGACCTGCTCAAGCCGCAATTGGCGACGCTGGTCGAAGGCGTGCCGCGCCAGGCCGACCAGGATTGGATCTACGAGATGAAGTTCGACGGCTACCGGCTGCTGGCGCGGCTGGACCACGGCGAGGTGCGCCTGTACACGCGCAACGGCCACGACTGGGCGCCGAAGCTGCCACACCTGGCGGCGGCGCTGCGGCGCATGCCGCTGGAAACCGCGTGGCTGGACGGCGAGATCGTGACGCTGGCCGACAACGGCGCGCCCAGCTTCCAGGCCTTGCAGAACGCTTTCGACGGCGAACGCACCGGCGGCATCCTGTTCTATGTGTTCGACCTGCCTTACGTGACCGGCCGCGACCTGCGCGGCGAGCCGCTGCGGGTGCGCCGCGCGGTGCTGGCGCGGGTGATGGAGGCGGCCGGCGGCGACCCGCTGCGTTTCAGCGACGCGTTCGACGCGGCCCCGGCCGACCTGTTGGCGTCGGCCTGCAAGATGGGGCTGGAGGGCATCATCGCCAAGCGCCTGTCCTCGCCGTATGTCTCGCGCCGCAGCGACAACTGGATCAAGCTCAAGTGCGCGCGGCGCCAGGAATTCGTCGTGGTCGGCTACACCGATCCCAAGGGCGCGCGGGTGGGGCTGGGCGCGTTGCTGCTGGCGTATCACGACGAGGCCGGCCAGCTGGTGTACGCCGGCAAGGTCGGCACCGGGTTCGACGACGCCGGATTGGCCGCGCTGCGGGAGCGGCTGGCGGCGCTGGAGACGCGCCAGGCCAGCGTCAAGGCCGGCGGCATTGGCCGCGGCGCGCACTGGGTGCGGCCCGAACTGGTGGCGGAAGTGTCGTTCGGCGAATGGACGGAATCGGGCCATGTGCGCCATCCCGTGTTCCGTGGGCTGCGCACCGACAAGCCGGCGCGCGCGATTACCAGGGAGGCGGCGATGGCAGCGGATGCGATGCGGGAGGCCGGAGCGGGCGAAACGACGCGGCAGGGCAGCAAGGCGACTGCCAAGGCAACAACCAAGGCGACAGGCAGGACCACGGCCAAGGCCGCCGGCAAGCTGACCCACCCAGAACGCGTCATCGACCCATCCACCGGCCTGACCAAGCTGGACCTGGCGCGCTACTACGGCCTGGTGGCGCCGATGCTGCTGCGCCACCTGGAGGACCGCCCGGTCTCGTTCCTGCGCGCGCCGGCCGGCATCGAGGGCGAGTTCTTCTTCCAGAAGCACCTGGAAGCGCCGATGCCGGGCGTGAAGCCGTTGCCGCAGGCCCTGGACCCGGACCACCCGCCCTTGATGGAAGTGCCGACGCCGCAGGCAGTCATGTCGGCCGCGCAGATGAACGTGGTGGAGTTCCACACCTGGAACGCCGTCAAAAGCGCCATCGGCAAGCCCGACCGCATGGTGTTCGACCTGGACCCGGGCGAGGGCGTGGCGTGGGACGCCGTGCAGCGTGGCGCGCAATTGCTGCGCGTGCTGCTGACCGAGATCGGCCTGCGCGGCTGGCTCAAGACCAGCGGCGGCAAGGGCCTGCACGTGGTGGTGCCGCTGCGCCGCCAATACGACTGGGACACGGTCAAGGCGTTCTCGCAGGCCATCGTGCAGCACCTGGCGCGCACGCTGCCGCAGGTGTTCGTGGCCAAGAGCGGCCCGAAGAACCGGGTCGGCCGGATCTTCGCCGACTATCTGCGCAACGGTTTCGGCGCCACCACGGTGGCGGCCTGGTCGGCGCGCGCGCGGCCGGGGATGGGGGTCTCGGTGCCGCTGGCGTGGGAGGAACTGGAGCAGGTCCGCGCCAGCGACCAGTGGACCATCGCCAACATCCACGAGCGCCTGGATGTGGGCGATACGCCATGGGACGACTCTACGCCGCAGGCCATCGCCGGCGCCATGAAAGCGATGGACTTCACGCCGGGTCGATGA
- a CDS encoding amino acid permease, with the protein MENTPNTELKGGLKSRHLTMMSIAGVIGAALFVGSGKQIALAGPAVILAYVGGGILVILAMRMLGEMAVAQPDTGSFSTYADRAIGRWAGFTIGWLYWYFWALLMGWEAYVAGQILHGWFPMAPAWGYALLVTVSLLIVNFLNVRNYGEFEFWFALIKVVAIVLFLVMGSLALAHVWPWGEANGWSHLTSQGFMPNGPKSVVVALLGVMFAFIGAEIVTVAAAESADPGREIIKTTRSVVWRICLFYVGSIFIVVCLVPYNAPGLTEPTQGTYNVALDALGIPHAQLIVNFIVLTSVCSCFNSALYTASRMLYSLARRGDAHRVMQITGRKTGTPYVGVIISSLFAFAAVWMMATSKMDVYDVLMQATGTIALFVYLAIACSQLRMRQRLQARGVRLEFRMWLFPWLTYAVIVCIIAALVTMVIEGTYRNEVVYTSILAGVIVAMGVVAQVFGIGTRTRESVALAAAGDD; encoded by the coding sequence TTGGAGAACACCCCCAATACCGAACTCAAGGGCGGCCTCAAGTCCCGCCATCTCACGATGATGTCCATCGCCGGCGTCATCGGCGCCGCGCTGTTCGTGGGTTCCGGCAAGCAGATCGCCCTGGCCGGGCCGGCCGTCATCCTGGCCTATGTCGGCGGCGGCATCCTGGTCATCCTGGCCATGCGCATGCTGGGTGAAATGGCGGTCGCGCAGCCGGACACCGGCTCATTCTCGACCTACGCCGACCGCGCCATCGGGCGCTGGGCCGGCTTCACCATCGGCTGGCTCTACTGGTACTTCTGGGCCTTGCTGATGGGCTGGGAAGCCTACGTCGCCGGGCAGATCCTGCACGGCTGGTTCCCGATGGCGCCGGCCTGGGGCTACGCGCTGCTGGTGACGGTGTCGCTGCTGATCGTCAACTTCCTCAACGTGCGCAACTACGGCGAATTCGAATTCTGGTTCGCGCTCATCAAGGTCGTGGCCATCGTGCTGTTCCTGGTCATGGGCAGCCTGGCGCTGGCGCACGTGTGGCCGTGGGGCGAGGCCAACGGCTGGAGCCACCTGACCAGCCAGGGCTTCATGCCCAACGGTCCCAAGTCCGTGGTGGTGGCGCTGCTGGGCGTGATGTTCGCCTTCATCGGCGCCGAGATCGTCACCGTCGCCGCCGCCGAATCGGCCGACCCGGGCCGCGAGATCATCAAGACCACGCGCTCGGTGGTGTGGCGCATCTGCCTGTTCTACGTGGGCTCGATCTTCATCGTGGTCTGCCTGGTGCCGTACAACGCCCCGGGCCTGACCGAGCCGACCCAGGGCACCTACAACGTCGCGCTCGACGCGCTCGGCATTCCGCACGCGCAGTTGATCGTCAACTTCATCGTGCTGACCTCGGTGTGCAGCTGCTTCAACTCGGCGCTCTACACCGCCTCGCGCATGCTCTACTCGCTGGCCAGGCGCGGCGACGCCCACCGCGTCATGCAGATCACCGGCCGCAAGACCGGCACGCCGTATGTCGGCGTCATCATCTCCAGCCTGTTCGCCTTCGCCGCCGTCTGGATGATGGCCACCTCGAAGATGGACGTCTATGACGTGCTGATGCAGGCCACCGGCACCATCGCGCTGTTCGTCTATCTGGCGATCGCCTGCTCGCAGCTGCGCATGCGCCAGCGCCTGCAGGCGCGCGGCGTGCGGCTGGAATTCAGGATGTGGCTGTTCCCGTGGCTGACGTACGCGGTGATCGTCTGCATCATCGCCGCGCTGGTCACCATGGTGATCGAGGGCACCTACCGCAACGAGGTGGTCTACACCTCGATCCTGGCCGGCGTCATCGTCGCCATGGGCGTCGTGGCGCAGGTGTTCGGCATCGGCACGCGCACGCGCGAATCCGTCGCGTTGGCGGCGGCTGGCGACGACTGA
- the treY gene encoding malto-oligosyltrehalose synthase, with amino-acid sequence MSAADPRQPASDNRPRATVRLQLHAGFTLDDARAQLPYFAALGISHLYLSPITQARAGSTHGYDVIDHGQVNVELGGEAALRRLAAAARANGLGLIADIVPNHMAADVANAWWSDVLRHGERSPHSRCFDIDWRAPDPALRGKVLLPVLPEPYGICLENGAITLAYTPGHGYAIAVGGQHYPLEQAPQPEQHPARTCEAHAPATPQGRRRLHQLLERQHYRLAWWRTAPDQINWRRFFEITELVGVRVEDDVVFDAVHALPLRLFGEGLLDGLRIDHIDGLAMPGAYLRRLRAALAEAASTRAQAGLAASPYLIVEKILAPGEPLDPRWPAEGTTGYDFMDQVGALLHAPAARAPLEAFWQTLADDRRPPAAQLLQARQLMLARHFAAERLVLVRALTRIARLDLRTRDWTAPAIDRVLSALLAAFPAYRSYAEDGGRGAIDRQHWQTALAGARACLPAPPDSPDGRLLDLLDRWLDGSAGEPQEDITANALRSARSRALRHFQQLTPPLAAKALEDTLFYRYGPLLSRNEVGSSPAVFSLEAPAFLDACGARARSHPDALLATATHDHKRGEDSRARLAALTEIPLEWIARARGWIDRLAGHDDMPSRADRYLLLQTLVGAWPLALAPAALDDRAVAAFIERVAQWQQKALREAKLHTRWTAPDAPYESAARHVLDDLVDSPDGRGLLREIGDFAWQLAPAGLINSLAQTLLRNTLPGVPDLYQGAELWDFSLVDPDNRRPVDYGERAALLAQTASEGAIDTRAAAWRSGAIKQALIQRTLALRARHPALLREGALIPVEIRGPRAPHLLAFLRRHARQALLVIVPRHCATAIAGYACDDAATARAYWADTRVLLPSGIEGGLLEIVSDRRYQAATLDIADLLRDTPVALCLMQDTGADRVPTASRVPPSV; translated from the coding sequence ATGAGCGCCGCCGACCCGCGCCAGCCGGCCTCCGACAACCGCCCGCGCGCCACCGTGCGGCTGCAGTTGCACGCGGGCTTCACGCTGGATGACGCCCGCGCGCAACTGCCCTACTTTGCCGCCCTCGGCATCAGCCACCTGTACCTGTCGCCCATCACCCAGGCGCGCGCCGGCTCCACCCATGGCTACGACGTGATCGACCACGGCCAAGTCAATGTCGAGCTGGGCGGCGAAGCGGCGCTGCGGCGCCTGGCGGCCGCCGCCCGCGCGAACGGCCTGGGGTTGATCGCCGACATCGTGCCCAACCACATGGCCGCCGACGTCGCCAACGCCTGGTGGTCCGATGTGCTGCGCCATGGCGAACGCAGTCCGCACTCGCGCTGCTTCGACATCGACTGGCGCGCCCCCGACCCCGCGCTGCGCGGCAAGGTCCTGCTGCCGGTGCTGCCGGAGCCCTACGGCATCTGCCTGGAAAACGGCGCCATCACGCTGGCCTACACCCCCGGCCACGGCTACGCCATCGCCGTCGGCGGCCAGCACTACCCCCTGGAGCAGGCGCCGCAACCCGAACAGCACCCGGCCAGGACCTGCGAGGCCCACGCGCCCGCTACGCCGCAAGGCCGGCGCCGGCTGCACCAGTTGCTGGAGCGCCAACATTACCGCCTGGCCTGGTGGCGCACCGCGCCCGACCAGATCAACTGGCGCCGCTTCTTCGAGATCACCGAACTGGTCGGCGTGCGGGTCGAGGACGACGTCGTGTTCGACGCCGTGCATGCCCTGCCCTTGCGCCTGTTCGGCGAGGGCCTGCTGGACGGCCTGCGCATCGACCATATCGACGGCCTGGCCATGCCGGGCGCGTACCTGCGGCGGTTGCGCGCCGCCCTGGCCGAGGCCGCGTCCACGCGGGCGCAGGCCGGGCTGGCGGCCTCGCCCTACCTGATCGTGGAGAAGATACTGGCCCCGGGCGAGCCCCTCGATCCGCGCTGGCCGGCGGAAGGCACCACCGGCTATGACTTCATGGACCAGGTGGGCGCGCTGCTGCACGCGCCCGCCGCGCGCGCGCCGCTGGAAGCCTTCTGGCAGACCCTCGCCGACGATCGCCGGCCGCCAGCGGCCCAATTGCTGCAGGCACGCCAGTTGATGCTGGCGCGGCATTTCGCCGCGGAGCGGCTGGTGCTGGTGCGCGCGCTTACCCGGATCGCGCGGCTGGACCTGCGCACCCGCGACTGGACCGCCCCCGCCATCGACCGCGTGCTGAGCGCATTGCTGGCGGCGTTTCCCGCCTACCGCAGCTATGCCGAGGATGGCGGTCGCGGCGCGATCGATCGGCAGCATTGGCAGACCGCGCTGGCCGGCGCGCGCGCCTGTCTGCCCGCGCCGCCCGACAGTCCCGATGGCCGGTTGCTCGACCTGCTGGATCGGTGGCTGGACGGTTCTGCCGGCGAGCCGCAAGAGGACATCACCGCCAACGCGCTACGCAGCGCGCGCTCGCGGGCGCTGCGCCATTTCCAGCAGCTGACCCCGCCGCTGGCCGCCAAGGCCCTGGAAGACACGCTGTTCTATCGCTATGGTCCCCTGCTGTCGCGCAACGAGGTCGGCTCATCCCCCGCCGTCTTCTCCCTGGAAGCGCCGGCCTTCCTGGATGCTTGCGGCGCGCGCGCGCGCAGCCATCCGGACGCCTTGCTGGCCACGGCCACGCACGACCACAAGCGCGGCGAAGACAGCCGCGCCCGCCTGGCCGCGCTGACCGAAATCCCGCTGGAGTGGATTGCCCGCGCGCGCGGCTGGATTGACCGCCTCGCCGGCCACGACGACATGCCCTCGCGCGCCGACCGCTACCTGTTGCTGCAGACGCTGGTCGGCGCGTGGCCGCTGGCGCTGGCGCCCGCGGCGCTGGACGACCGCGCCGTCGCCGCCTTTATCGAACGCGTGGCGCAATGGCAGCAGAAGGCGCTGCGCGAAGCCAAGCTGCACACCCGCTGGACCGCGCCCGACGCGCCCTATGAAAGCGCGGCCCGCCATGTGCTCGACGATCTGGTGGACTCGCCCGATGGCCGCGGGCTGTTGCGGGAAATCGGCGATTTCGCCTGGCAACTCGCGCCCGCCGGATTGATCAACAGCCTGGCCCAGACACTGCTGCGCAACACCCTGCCAGGCGTGCCCGACCTGTACCAGGGCGCCGAGTTGTGGGATTTCAGCCTGGTCGATCCCGATAACCGCCGGCCCGTGGACTATGGCGAGCGCGCGGCCTTGCTGGCGCAGACGGCCAGCGAGGGCGCCATCGACACTCGCGCCGCCGCATGGCGCAGCGGGGCGATCAAGCAGGCCCTGATCCAGCGAACGCTGGCGCTGCGCGCCCGCCATCCCGCGCTGTTGCGCGAGGGCGCGCTGATCCCCGTCGAGATACGAGGCCCGCGGGCGCCGCACCTGCTGGCCTTCCTGCGCCGCCATGCGCGCCAGGCGCTGCTGGTCATCGTGCCCCGCCATTGCGCCACCGCCATCGCCGGCTATGCGTGCGACGATGCCGCGACCGCCCGCGCCTATTGGGCGGACACCCGGGTGCTCCTGCCATCCGGCATCGAAGGCGGCCTGCTCGAGATCGTGTCGGACCGGCGGTATCAGGCAGCGACGCTGGACATCGCGGACCTGCTGCGCGACACGCCCGTGGCGTTGTGCCTGATGCAGGACACGGGCGCCGATCGCGTGCCCACCGCATCGCGCGTCCCTCCATCGGTCTGA
- the malQ gene encoding 4-alpha-glucanotransferase codes for MTAALSALAKAAGLAEHWTDARQQARVVAPETLRALLRAMDLPADSDADIRDSQQRLDGARGEARLPAMLVGIAGGRLKMPPACAGPYEISAAHARPLAGETATDAAGMPEVAVPPVPGYYTLTTRIGAALLAVAPASAPTPSQLLGQPRPRAWGLAAQVYSLRRSAEDPVHATHGYGDFGALRELAVSAGAAGADALAISPVHAMFAADPEQYSPYSPSSRLFLNTLYADPAAVLGDMPVRTALARMGPLAQQALQALDSQDLIDWPQAARARQRLLRELHQDFERLATPEQRHALQAFRAAGGQSLHDHALFEALHEHQGRMPGAPRAWSAWPAGLRNPRFAEARAFAKAQDAELDFHIFAQWLAAVSLSQAQQAARGAGMRVGLIADLAIGASPAGSHAWSHQADLVRQAGVGAPPDIHNPQGQAWGLTALSPQALRQSGYAAFIALLRAGLAQAGGLRIDHILGMARLWLIPAGAAAGEGAYLRYPLRTLLRLTALEAWRHQALVIGENLGTVPEGFDEALGDHGLLGMDVLWFMREPSGPGAAATFLAPDAWPPLAAAMTTTHDLPTLAGWWRGRDLDWRAGLGLLGADESEADLRAQRDADRERLWQAVRGHAQLPDAPAPAQAPCASLLAFVAATPCPLALVPLEDAIGAVDQPNLPGADSRHPNWRQRLPLAADCLADPAVRERLAPLQSLRGRKP; via the coding sequence ATGACCGCCGCGCTGTCCGCGTTGGCCAAGGCCGCCGGGCTGGCCGAGCACTGGACCGATGCCCGCCAGCAGGCCCGCGTCGTCGCGCCCGAGACCTTGCGCGCCCTGCTGCGCGCCATGGACCTGCCCGCCGACAGCGACGCCGACATCCGCGACAGCCAGCAGCGGCTGGACGGCGCGCGTGGCGAGGCGCGGCTGCCGGCCATGCTGGTCGGCATCGCGGGCGGCAGGTTGAAGATGCCGCCAGCCTGCGCCGGCCCCTATGAGATCAGCGCCGCGCATGCCCGGCCCCTGGCCGGGGAAACCGCCACGGATGCCGCCGGCATGCCGGAAGTCGCCGTCCCGCCGGTTCCCGGCTACTACACCTTGACCACGCGCATCGGCGCCGCGCTCCTGGCGGTGGCGCCCGCCAGCGCGCCGACGCCGTCCCAGCTGCTGGGGCAGCCCCGGCCGCGCGCCTGGGGCCTGGCGGCGCAGGTCTACAGCCTGCGGCGCAGCGCAGAAGATCCAGTCCATGCGACCCACGGCTATGGCGATTTTGGCGCGCTGCGCGAGCTCGCCGTGAGCGCCGGCGCCGCGGGCGCCGACGCGCTGGCGATCAGTCCGGTCCACGCGATGTTCGCCGCGGATCCGGAACAATACAGCCCCTACTCGCCCTCCAGCCGGCTGTTCCTGAACACGCTGTACGCCGATCCCGCCGCCGTGCTGGGCGACATGCCGGTGCGCACCGCGCTGGCGCGCATGGGGCCGCTGGCGCAACAGGCGCTGCAGGCACTGGACAGCCAGGACCTGATCGACTGGCCGCAGGCCGCGCGCGCGCGCCAGCGGCTGCTGCGCGAACTGCACCAGGACTTCGAACGGCTGGCGACGCCGGAGCAACGCCACGCCTTGCAGGCGTTTCGCGCGGCCGGCGGGCAATCCTTGCACGACCACGCGCTGTTCGAGGCGCTGCACGAACACCAGGGCCGCATGCCCGGCGCGCCCCGCGCCTGGAGCGCGTGGCCCGCTGGACTGCGCAACCCGCGCTTCGCCGAGGCGCGCGCATTCGCAAAGGCGCAGGACGCCGAACTGGACTTCCATATCTTCGCCCAATGGCTGGCCGCCGTCAGCCTGTCGCAGGCACAGCAGGCGGCCAGGGGCGCGGGCATGCGCGTGGGCCTGATCGCCGACCTGGCGATCGGCGCCAGCCCCGCCGGCAGTCATGCCTGGAGCCATCAGGCCGACCTGGTGCGCCAAGCCGGCGTGGGCGCGCCGCCCGACATCCACAACCCGCAAGGCCAGGCCTGGGGCCTGACCGCGCTGTCGCCGCAAGCGCTGCGCCAATCCGGCTATGCCGCCTTCATCGCCTTGCTGCGCGCCGGCCTGGCGCAGGCTGGCGGGCTGCGCATCGACCATATCCTGGGCATGGCGCGGCTGTGGCTGATTCCCGCGGGCGCCGCCGCCGGCGAGGGCGCCTACCTGCGCTATCCGCTGCGCACGCTGCTGCGGCTGACGGCGCTGGAGGCCTGGCGCCACCAGGCGCTGGTGATCGGCGAGAACCTGGGCACCGTGCCCGAAGGCTTTGACGAGGCGTTGGGCGATCACGGACTGCTGGGCATGGATGTGCTGTGGTTCATGCGCGAACCGTCCGGCCCGGGCGCCGCGGCCACTTTCCTCGCGCCCGATGCCTGGCCGCCCCTCGCCGCCGCCATGACGACCACCCATGACCTGCCCACGCTCGCCGGCTGGTGGCGTGGCCGCGACCTCGATTGGCGCGCCGGCCTGGGCCTGCTCGGCGCCGACGAAAGCGAAGCCGACCTGCGCGCGCAACGCGATGCCGACCGCGAGCGCCTGTGGCAGGCCGTGCGCGGCCATGCGCAGTTGCCCGACGCGCCCGCCCCGGCGCAGGCGCCCTGCGCCTCGCTGCTGGCGTTCGTCGCCGCCACGCCCTGCCCGCTGGCGCTGGTGCCGCTGGAAGACGCCATCGGCGCGGTGGACCAGCCCAACCTGCCGGGCGCGGACAGCCGCCATCCCAACTGGCGCCAGCGCCTGCCCCTGGCGGCGGACTGCCTGGCGGACCCGGCGGTGCGCGAACGCCTGGCGCCGCTGCAATCCTTGCGAGGACGCAAGCCATGA
- the treZ gene encoding malto-oligosyltrehalose trehalohydrolase, with protein sequence MTAWPEPFSFGALPLPDGRTRFRLWAPSAPPGLALLIEGRDPIALHPDAQGYAQVDVACGAGTRYRYRVGDALLVPDPASRQQAGDVHEASLVTGPDTYPWRHPGWRGRPWEESVLYEVHVGLAGGYAGLRQRLPALADLGVTLLELMPLADFPGPRNWGYDGVLPYAPDTAYGTPAELKALVDAAHGLGMGVMLDVVYNHFGPDGNFLPRYAASFFRDDVRTPWGAAIDLRQPAVRRYFEESALHWLGEYRFDGLRLDAVHAIVGHEWLEELARHVRGQLPERHVHLVVENDDNRASLLGAGYDAQWNDDAHHVLHHLLTGEAQGYYADYTRYPAQALAQCLEQGWLYQGQPSAYRDGRPRGEPCAHLPPTAFVLSLQNHDQTGNRARGERLTTLVPSADRLRAAVALQLLAPQIPLLFMGEECGSTAPFLYFTSHADPALARAVREGRRREFSSFDGFDDNDPAAAPDPGALDTYTRSQPWTAEDSDDARAWRTYYQALLHLRRQLIAPRLRGTASLGALALGAATVLARWRLGDGAVLSLYVNLGDARESLPPDLSPAATACDLLFESLPGAFDALRTGSVCGNSAVYLLENTP encoded by the coding sequence ATGACGGCATGGCCCGAACCCTTTTCCTTCGGCGCCCTGCCGCTGCCCGACGGCCGCACCCGCTTTCGCCTGTGGGCCCCGTCCGCGCCGCCCGGCCTGGCGTTGCTGATCGAAGGACGCGATCCGATCGCGCTGCATCCCGACGCGCAGGGATACGCGCAAGTGGACGTGGCTTGCGGCGCGGGCACGCGCTACCGCTATCGCGTCGGCGATGCGCTCCTGGTCCCCGACCCCGCCTCGCGCCAGCAGGCGGGCGACGTCCATGAAGCCAGCCTGGTCACCGGCCCCGACACCTACCCATGGCGGCATCCCGGCTGGCGCGGACGGCCCTGGGAGGAAAGCGTGCTGTACGAAGTCCACGTCGGCCTGGCGGGCGGCTACGCGGGCCTGCGCCAGCGCTTGCCGGCCCTGGCCGACCTGGGCGTCACCCTGCTGGAACTGATGCCGCTGGCCGACTTTCCGGGGCCGCGCAACTGGGGGTATGACGGCGTGCTGCCGTACGCGCCCGACACGGCCTATGGCACGCCCGCGGAACTGAAAGCGCTGGTCGACGCCGCCCATGGCCTGGGCATGGGCGTGATGCTGGACGTGGTCTACAACCACTTCGGCCCCGACGGCAACTTCCTGCCGCGATACGCCGCGTCGTTCTTCCGCGACGACGTGCGCACGCCGTGGGGCGCGGCCATCGACCTGCGCCAGCCCGCCGTGCGCCGCTACTTCGAGGAAAGCGCGCTGCATTGGCTTGGCGAATACCGTTTCGACGGCCTGCGGCTGGACGCGGTGCACGCCATCGTCGGCCACGAATGGCTGGAGGAACTGGCGCGCCACGTGCGCGGCCAGCTGCCCGAACGCCACGTGCACCTGGTGGTGGAGAACGACGACAACCGTGCTTCGCTGCTGGGCGCCGGCTATGACGCGCAATGGAACGACGACGCGCACCACGTGCTGCACCACCTCTTGACCGGCGAAGCCCAGGGCTACTACGCCGACTACACCCGGTATCCGGCGCAGGCGCTGGCGCAATGCCTGGAACAGGGTTGGCTATATCAGGGCCAGCCCTCCGCCTACCGCGACGGCCGGCCGCGCGGCGAGCCGTGCGCCCACTTGCCGCCGACCGCCTTCGTGCTGTCCCTGCAGAACCATGACCAGACCGGCAACCGCGCCCGGGGCGAACGCCTGACCACCTTGGTGCCGTCGGCGGACCGCCTGCGCGCGGCGGTCGCCCTGCAGCTGCTGGCGCCGCAGATTCCCCTGCTGTTCATGGGCGAGGAATGCGGCAGCACCGCGCCTTTCCTCTATTTCACCAGCCATGCCGATCCCGCGCTGGCGCGGGCGGTGCGCGAAGGCCGGCGGCGCGAGTTCTCGTCCTTCGACGGATTCGACGACAACGACCCGGCCGCGGCGCCCGACCCCGGCGCCCTCGACACCTACACCCGCAGCCAGCCCTGGACCGCCGAAGACAGCGACGATGCCCGGGCCTGGCGCACCTACTACCAGGCCCTGCTGCACCTGCGCCGGCAACTGATCGCGCCGCGCCTGCGCGGCACGGCGAGCCTGGGCGCGCTGGCCCTGGGCGCCGCCACCGTGCTGGCCCGCTGGCGGCTGGGCGACGGCGCCGTGCTCTCGCTCTACGTCAACCTGGGCGACGCGCGCGAGTCTCTGCCGCCCGACCTGTCGCCGGCCGCCACGGCCTGCGATCTGCTGTTCGAATCCCTGCCGGGCGCCTTCGACGCGCTGCGCACGGGCAGCGTGTGCGGCAACAGCGCGGTCTACCTGCTGGAGAACACCCCATGA